Proteins from one Bactrocera neohumeralis isolate Rockhampton chromosome 3, APGP_CSIRO_Bneo_wtdbg2-racon-allhic-juicebox.fasta_v2, whole genome shotgun sequence genomic window:
- the LOC126752865 gene encoding kunitz-type serine protease inhibitor bitisilin-2-like: MNFLIFTIFLIVYSYNAAAQRCVPLASSTCTGAANSGTTGPGCLAGTRWAYDPTNRVCTAFTYQGCGGNRNRYCSRVVCESRCRRTASPRVVVG; the protein is encoded by the exons AtgaatttcttaatatttacaatatttttaattgtatacaGCTACAATGCTGCCGCACAGCGTTGTGTACCGCTAG CCAGTTCCACTTGCACCGGAGCAGCTAACTCAGGCACAACTGGACCCGGTTGTTTAGCCGGCACTAGATGGGCGTACGATCCAACCAACAGGGTATGCACTGCCTTTACTTATCAAGGCTGTGGTGGAAATAGGAATCGTTATTGTTCGCGTGTGGTGTGTGAAAGCAGATGTCGTCGTACTGCTAGTCCGAGGGTTGTTGTtggttga
- the LOC126752864 gene encoding PI-actitoxin-Axm2b yields MKFLACFLLLAVFLFLGQTQAQCPNAPQYYSCSGGYHSGRRGGGCYGGTRWYYNPNTRSCGSFYYNGCGGNSNRYCSYSACQQRCYSRG; encoded by the exons ATGAAGTTCCTTGCTTGCTTCTTACTTTTGGCTGTCTTCCTTTTCCTAGGACAAACCCAAGCGCAATGCCCGAATGCGCCAC AATATTACAGCTGCTCGGGTGGCTATCACAGCGGTAGAAGGGGCGGCGGTTGTTACGGTGGCACCAGATGGTATTACAATCCGAACACTAGAAGTTGTGGCAGCTTCTATTATAATGGCTGCGGTGGTAATTCGAACCGTTATTGCTCGTACAGCGCCTGCCAACAGCGGTGTTATTCTCGTGGTTAA